Genomic DNA from Entelurus aequoreus isolate RoL-2023_Sb linkage group LG25, RoL_Eaeq_v1.1, whole genome shotgun sequence:
CAAACGGTTTTGCAGATGTTATTGCTCCTTTACAccaaaatgcactttttttttttgtatgtgtatTTTGAAATTGAACTCGaccagtcattttttgtctttcaATTTCCATTCATGAAACTAAAATTAAATGACCACAACATGCATTGACCGAAGCAGATGCCTAACAATTTTCTCTCTTTCTGTATACGTCTTGGCAGAGCTGTATGAGTATTGCATTAAGGAAGGGTACGCGGACAAGAACCTGATTGCCAAGTGGAAGAAACAGGGCTACGAGAACTTGTGCTGCTTGCGTTGCATCCAAACCCGAGACACCAACTTTGGAACCAACTGTATTTGCAGAGTCCCAAAGAGCAAGCTGGAAGTTGTAAGTTTTTAATGGAAGTCACAATTTCCACATCcttgtatacacacataattcAACTTCACACTGCATTTACAAACATTTTGATTTGCCACTGTAAGCCTTTACTCACTtttgtgtgtgtctctctgtagGGAAGGATCATCGAATGCACACACTGTGGATGCAGAGGATGTTCTGGCTAATTGCTTATTTTATGCTGAACACCACCTCTTGCTCAGACAACTGCTgcagaaacactttttttttttcagcatcaTTCCCAGCATCCTTTACCATGCTCTGTATTCTCTACCAGAATACGTCGAGAAGGGCTTTACTGTTTTCAATGTTATTACTCTATTCTGTGTTTTTAATGTCCTAGTAAAACCATTTATTTTCTGAATCTCTAAGAAGGAAGTTGTCTAAATTAAACAAGGTGCGGAAAATCATTTTCAGTTggtatgttttgttttattcaaagTTGGCTAGTAACttaaaaatattttagtttttaaaacattttgttgcattagtttCAATAAAACAATTGTAATTCACTTTCTGTCTTTTACTTTCCAAGTCACTATCGTACTGCACTGGGATGTACTAGGTGGCAGGTGAGACACAGCATCACTCGTCATGATGAACAATTGATAAACTAATagttttttaacagttttttctgtatgattacaaacagtttttaACATTTCTTCAGTAATAATACCCAAAATGACATGAAGTTACCGCTATAGGCTTTTCTAGCTGCTTAGTGTGCAAGTGAAACTACCAGTCTAGTGTACTGCGCCTCGTCCCGAGTACACTAGATGAATGCTGGGTAGAATTTCcagtatttccttttttttagtgCACAAACAAACTAAAGACAATTTCAGTGTCATTATCCGAAGtcaatatttttgctgaaacaTTTTTACACCATGACTTTCTATACTGTGGAATTTACAGCCTGTCTTATATATTCAACGTGTGACATCATTCTTTCTAATCAGACCATAAATACAGAACAGTCTTATTGAGATGTAATAGTACTCTTGAGTCATCATGAAAAGAGGAGCTAGCAGGTGTATGTTGCAACTTGTCATgcatgtgaatctttgggcatgattcgattcagaatcgattcaccaTTCAAATCAGTACTTTTTAAAATAtagttgggtgccagttctatgattaactacattcctccataatatAGACAAACCGCTCTGATACATTTTCATAATACTTTAACAAAATGCTACCCAAACATTAAAGTCAAATACAGAAAAGgcagcaagagaagtatcccacatttctcttatgtaaatctgtacagcagatatgggcatctacatcaacaaaatgATTTGCCTGTGTGGCAAGACGGGGGAGAAAAAAACCACTTTATTTTAATTAGACTTTTCGATTTCATAATTGTTACAAAAAAGAATTGCACTTCAATTgaaaatctttttcttttttttgacacACCTAATGCCAACATTTTTTAGCAACAAGTTCGATGcaataattgttttaatgaacttctggctgccaatatggaggattatatatatatccaaGGTCAAAAACTTCTTCAAACTTCAGACAAAACGATGATCatacttttacaacaaagttaGTTTTCCTGGTAAGGTGAAGGTTATGCACAAATAAAAGGTAAGAAtgtgaacttttttttatttcacaaaaGTAAATAAATGGGACTATGAAGTATGTAATACCATGTAAGTGGATTATTCACCAATTAGAGCATATAAAGTAGGGATCCTTAAAGTTATTGAGTTAACTCACGTGATTAATCAAATTAGCGCATTAATCACTAACATAATTAGATTAAACATTAAATTTAATTTGACCTTAacccaggggttggcaacccaaaatgttgaaggagccatattggaccaaaaacaaagaaaaaaaaatctttctggagcagcaaaaaattaaaagccttatataagtcttataatgaaggcaagacatgatgtaagtgtctacattagctatattagcctacgatcaaaggctgacgcaaatctttgttgacagaaattttgtattttaatttttattctacaaatttttgcaacattggaaatgcacctgagataggctccagcaccccccgcgaccacgaaagggacaagcggtagaaataggatggatggatggaaattattagtaaaatggaggcttctcacaggatgagataacttctggaaattactgagtcagaatggccaaaggtatagatgtgtgtgtccaagtttaaggaaacggcaggctgtcccTTCTAATGAATTtataacaatctttgcaagctgggtaacatttgctgtggtctggaacaccatggcacacaaacaactataagaaatgcagccaatattacatacagagaatgtgtcatgagacatgcagatataaattaaatacacagaggacgtaagtaaaggaaattaaatgagctcaaatatacctacaaacgagtcatatgatgcaatatgtacatacagttagcctaaatagcatgttagcattgattagcttgcagtcttgCAAATATGGCtgaagcactccagcaaatcaataaaatcaacaatgctcacctttgtgtattcacgcacagtataaaacatttggtagacaaaatgagacaaagtagtggcataaaacacgtatttctgtggcagcattggagaaagttgtacatgtaaacaaactacaatgtgttcaaggatcgctgaaattagtaagacaaaacggtgcttgacTGTCATCAgttaagcatgtataacataaacagtgggattcctAACAAataggaatgtttgtgtcataTTTGTTCTCCtacataaaatatattaaaacaaaaaacaattttctccatctttttccattttcacatatCTCTGAAAAAAGTCCAGGGAACCACTCGGTCGGCGcttaagagccgcatgtggctctagagccgcgggttgctgacccccgccttaaCCGCTATACggcagtgatcagatcaatgcataaaTCTGTACACAAATGAGTGCAGAGAcactgactggtgtgctcgctggcaaacttcactccaaaataccgcctgaaagaactttagataaactgTTACCTgttaagttttgtgcaaataaattacATACATTCAAgtagaacatttaaaaatgttcccggatgacattctgacaataaaattgcatttgtttacactttttaGGGTCTTTTCTTAAGCTTATTCAAATTATGCAAGCGAGCAATTACCGAAGCATATCCAATTGATATGATctagaccagaggtgtccaaacattttccagcgagggccacatcgAGAAAATTTTAAGGATGCGAGGGCcaattttatacattttgtatatgaaaaatactcaaaccaaaacaacgtaggtgaacatatgctaacatttgaaaaacacttctacatcttagctttgtgttacagataacaaagcaataaaatcattcatgattattttaataatgattttatttgcatttatgttaactgtgctctaaagtaagcttggatttactaatattgctattataccgTCAACTGAAACGCTTTTGAGGGCTTTAGTAAAGTCAAAAACATATCACGTCTCACAAGAAATGTGTACACgttttcatcatgacaggacacacggaaatcatcaatgacgctcaggttgtcggccattttggttttcggGTCCCATTTTGTGGTGATTTGGTCCCATtgaatttttcatagttttttgttctaatttgggacctgtttagtttgtctatagaatgtgtcgcgggccaataaaaatcgtgctgtgggccacaaatggccccctggccgcactttggacacccatgatCTAGACCACTTGGAAGTGTGTTAAGTGTAAATTAAAATCCaaatagttcccctttaaatgttcTGTTTGAACAAAGATACAGTACAGTATTTTACAGAGCATTTTGGAGCATATTTTCTCAAGGAATAATatactcctgaaggaatcaataaagtactatctaaaaAACTTGGATAGGGCCTTTACTTTAGCTGTATTTAGGCTATActgctacaccaggggtgtcaaactcattttagctcaggggccacatggagaaaaatctgtgcacatgtgggccggactattaaaatcatggcattaaaactaaaaaataaagacaacttcaggttgttttctttgtcttactttggccaaaaatagaacaaacacattctgaaaatattacaataaaaatatagaaaaaaataccggcagcggtaaagtttagatccatcaaggaaagaagaaagtgaaagaatgttgaatacatttacatatgcataaaaatttgtttttttttaaatatttttttttaatgaactaagtaacgtttatgacaacctttttccaaaacaatatagaatgataaatgggttatacttgtatagcgcttttctaccttcaaggtaatcaaagcgctttgacagtatttccaaattcacccattcacacacacattcacacactgatggcgggagctgccatgcaaggcgctgcaCTTCATGTTTAATGATGATCTGTCAGTTTTATTTGTCGTTCAGTATCACAGTGAGCTTTATTATGATCAACATGACTCAAAATGAACTccaaacacaagtgcaaaaagtTGGAATAATTTAATGAGAAAAATAAAACTGACCTAAAAgcgcagagtaaaaaaaaaaaagatgaaaagtACAACACCATGTGGTGTAGATAACACCGCCAACTCCCGAGGACATTAACCATGTGCACAGACAAACATGCAACTTAAGGACACCAAGTGTTTACATGTTACGCACACTGTGGTATGGCTTGATCAGATTACATTCACTTTTTTGTTTTGCATTAGAGGGACACTCGCTAAAAAGTCTTTAATAGGGTCTCATGCAGCAAAAAGAGGGGTCATGTAAAGTAAAATTCCTCCAAACTGAAATTTGACAACAAACACAGTTTGACCTTCCACCTCATGCACAGTTACATACCTGGGTACTGAACTACAGCAATGTCACAGAGTCAGCAACAAAAAGTGTGTTTGAAAGAAAGAATGTTTACGCACACTCCACCCTTCCTCACCTAGACAAACTTCCGCGTCTTGTCCGCATCGACCCTTTCATTTATGACATAGCAGCATTACCTACATAATAATTCACCCCGGTACAAGACGGTCTCATGCTGACGCCACAACACTCGCACCTTTAAGACAACAGTGAAGTTCAACACGATAAGGTTAAATAGCTTTAAAGACTTCAGAGTCACAGACCACAAAAACGCACATGAACTAATCTTATCAGCAGGTTTACCATTGCTGCTGCGGGCCCAAAGACCCTATATTTCTCATGACATGCAATACTATGTTATGATGACAGCATCAAATTCTACGAGGCTCAAAAGCTTCAGGGAATGTTTACTCCATGCACTTAAGAGCCATATCTAGTCCAGGGTGGGGAATATAAACGGACATCCACGTGTTCCTGCAGGAATGTGGGTTAAAGAACCCATTTGCACAAGAACAAGGAAGGAAATAAGAATGTGTGGTTGAGATAACTTGCTAATGCAAGTTGGTCTCAGACTTTCAACAGTGTCGGATTATTATCATAGAAATCAGGGCGGTCAAATCTAACGAGTGAGCTCGTGactaatcacaaaaaaattaccGCATTAATCATGCATCaacgcagattaatcacccaatttattttgacagcacatgcttctttaccttaacggcagatggttacctgaaaggttgtAATACGGTCAATGCATACGATGTATGACTGAGGATACTGCGATTGTAGTGCCGTGTGACAAATGTTGCTTCAAacagttaccaagttttgagcaaataattcACGTATATTTAGTAAAGCATAAAAAAAAGTtcatgtatgacattctgacaataaaattgcatttgtgtcaaaacattggggtatttttttaaaggtaattcaaattatgcaagcaaataatttaCCATGCTTATCTCaaattaaaagtgtgattaatctgattaaaaaaaataatcatttcacagtggtaataaaaatatataaatatacggtGCATAAACATGGTATGTGTCTGGGATCCTGCAACGTAACTAAGATTTATCTttgctatgtttttttttgttagtgtCCACATGCTTGGGGGCCCACTGTCTTCGACATTCACGAGTACGTCTCTTTGTTCCATACTAGCAAATGAGAGCAGAAATAAAAAAGCAAGGCAGATATGCGATAGATAACACAATAAAACCAGTGTTGTTAAATTAAAATGACTGTATGAAGATCAGTCTGTTAAAAAACAAAagggtccgtgtgtgtgtgtaggctccCTGGTAAAATATCAGATTTTGTATAAAATGCTGGTGGTGTAGTTAAAACTAAAAGAAGGTGCTGCCGCGCTATGTCCGTCAACAGCGTGCAGGTAGTGCTGAGTGATCAACTGGCTGAGGTAGAGCACTATCCGGCTGTCGTCCTCCCCCAGCCCCAGCTGCTCCTGTAGGAAGCCGCAGCGTCGGCCCTCCACGCCGTCCGCCCCTTCGGTGGCGTTGACCGGCAGATGCAGGTGGTGGGTGAAGGTGAACAGGAAGGCCTTGGCCGCTAAATGGCACAGCGTGCTCTGCAGGTGAAGAAAGTAGGTGGAGCCGCGGCGGACGTAGGTGCGGTGGTCGGCTATGTTGGCGAGGAATTTGCCGCGATAAGGCGGACAGCGGAGGGTCTTCTGGTCGGTGTCCAGGATGGAGATGTAGCGACTGTAGCGGGACAGTGAGTAAAGCATGCTGGAACCCACAGGGGAGGCCACTCTGAGAGAAGGGAAGAGACTTAAGTCATAACTAGGATATAGGATAGACTATTTATCCCGCAATGGCGAAATTCTGTTGTTGCGGTGCAGATTTTACGcacagtaaaaaaagtaaaacgtaataaaaaaacaatgaaacGCTAAAACTACACTTTTTATGTTGAAACAAACCAAAAAGTGTGACAATTCTAGTAGCAGGTGTATTTCAATCATGAAGAAACTAGCGGTGTCCTGATCCCATATTGATGCGAtatcagcaacaacaaaaaaatattggttgatatcggcttgcatgtcAAATCTCCGATATAAGCTCCGATATGTAAATGTCCTTCAATAAccacacacaaggttggtcttttcttgtattttagtaaagtcatttacaaaaaggtacaTATGGTAGGTTATAGACTACCAGGAGCTGGCAGTTACACAAAAGCTAAGCACACAAACAATACGTACAAAAtcggtgtccttaattgaacaatattgcacacCACACTTGTTGATATATACAAGTATCAAACAATTATAGTTAcagattacttacacatacaaaatctTCAAAGCAGAAgcctattagaaagtatccagtaacaaatgagTACACATCATTCAACTTCCTACTTCATGcccttaatttaatgaattattcctCCCACTCGGGGTCGACAAAACACAAATTAACTTAAAAGTCCACTATACAAACATAAATCCGGCAAAACGTTAGTGTTTTTACTACTAACCATTGTTCTTTGAGTAATTTCAATTGGTTAtactttttctaacattccacacgatTGGAATCGGCCACCACTCAAGACTCCAATATCGGAATCGTATCAAAACGGAAAAAGTTGTATCGAGACGCCGCTACTAAAGCTATAACATTCTTCTTAAATTAGTATTTTTTCTACTGGATTATTTTTGCTGCAACACAGTCACATTTCCTCACATCATCCATAAATGTTTAAGTTTCGCATACCCTATTCTTTGTTCTtttaatgtattatcatttacATTAATTCAcctctttattattttttcattatattttaatcacaatgtgtttaaaataaatgaaaaacatgtgGGTATTTATTTAGTCAATAATAATGTCAAAAGTGAAATATAGGCATCTTTAAGCTTCATGTTTTAGTGCATCCAAGTCTACTTCATCTACACATTTTATTTAGGTTTTCTTAGATGTAAATGCAAGATGGATGTTACCTTTGCAATCCAATAAGTTTCCATCGATGCAGGTCCGTAAGGGTGAAAGGGCAGCACAGCCAGGTTTGGATTCTCTCTCCACACTTCCCAGGAGAAGGTACAAACAAGGCCAGAGCGGAAACCAGCCGGCGGACTCTCGCCTCGTCCGCTCCGAGCACCACCAGGGTCCTGCCACTCAGCAGACACCAAAGAGCTTGCACAGCAAAGGGGTACTGGCGCACAAATCTCAAGGCCCCTTGCCCGGCCTTCTTCTTCTGACGCAGGCTCTGCACCCCGCCGCTGCCCACGGGTGAGGCGGTCCAATCCGAACCGGTCGACGCACTCATGGTACAATCAGACCCATCCTCAGCTGACGTACGGGACGGTGAATCTCTAAGGAGTCCGGCTGTATGGTTCTCAGCGCTAGGAGATCCCACAGCATAGTCATCTTGGAGTGGAAGCATGGCCTGGGGCTCCTGGTTGACCACAAGGGTTTGAGGATTCTTCAGGTGGGCGCTGAGGCAGGGCACAACATCAGGGGGGCTATCGAGAAAACCTTCATGCGCCATACAGCATGCAGCGTCTATCGGAACCAACAACTCAGAGTCCGTCTTGCATCCCTCCAAAGCCTTTGCGTCTCCATCGTTGTGATTTTCCTCGATAGCAGCCTCCACCCATCCGTTGCTGCTCTCCCGATCTATATCACTTTTATTTTCACAGTCTGGGGTCAAGTCAGACTCAGGATCCAGAACTTCTGGCAGGTTGCTCCGGTTTCCTTTAGTTTTCTCTGAGCTATCTTGGGTTTTTAGAGTCTGGTCAGTATGGCTTGTTTGAGGTTTTAGAAGTTCTGGTCCTAGGACAATAGGCGGTGGATTTACGAGTGCCGAGGTGTCCACAGCATGGTTCATAGCACAGAATGGTCTTATAGTTGACTGTCCGTCCTGACTCTCAAAACTGTCTTCAGAGGGTTCCTCCTCAAACAGAAAGTTGATCACTCTCTGCTTCCTCCTCATAGCTCGATCCAAGCGACGTGTGTGCAGATAGCACAGGTCACCTCGGAAACTCCTCTCCGTCTCTTTCAGGAGCTCCACGGTGGCCTCGAAGAAAGTGTCATCGCAAAGCTCTTGGAGGGTTTTGAGGCGCTTGTCGAAACACTTGGCAGACTTGCCTTTGATCAGTTGGGGCGTGTAGGACGGCCTGCGTTTAACACGCTCATTTTCGTCTTTATCGCCCATTTCCCCTTCACCGCCTTGACCGTTATGTCCACAAACATCCTCCTCTCTAATCTCCCCTCCGTCGGTGTAACTGAAACGGTTCGCTAAAGTGCCCAAGAGCTCCTCGCACTCGCTCATACACTTCTGACAAGCGACAGCGTGAGGGTCCCGGCGTGGACGGTGGGGGTACGAGCTAATCTGCCTCAAAAGGTCTCTGTGTTCGTACATGCTCTTTTCAACGTTGGCAAGCTCGTTGGCCTTTTCCACAGCATGAGCTGAATACATGCACTGTGGCCCCGCCTCTCTCTGAAGGCCTTCCTCCCTCTGCAGCACAGCGTGAGTGTACCTAGGAGGGGAAAACATTGTTGCCAATTAGAGAAAGGCAATATGGATTAAAATCAATATTGCAATACATTAGTATATTGCAGCCTCTAACAATATTATTTGACATATAAATGATGACAGAATGATTTCAAAACAGGtagaaaggctcctaatttggctgctccTAACATATTTCATCATTTCAAGttatattattttctcaaaactattattaatctactcgctAATCtactgttctatctacacttctgttcaaatgtaataagtacttattcttctgttgtttggatattttacattagttttggattacACATATTtgagtatcaatccaataccaagtagtcacagggcagtattggtcatgccAATGCTATGCTTAAAATTTTGAGGATCATTAAATGATACATTTAATGAtccgacaaaaacacaggataggGGTGTTAACAATATTGATTAATATTGAAGGTAATTTccttatttaattttattacataaaaaatgcttaataaaatcagtagtgcaaaataactaaaagacataaactactattggctcttaTTTCCTAAATTtgttaacaataacaaaaacgacaataAATATGTGATAACAATACATTTGAATCAAGTCTTTTGACTGATGAGAATCGATTAGCATTTGCGAGCCATTTTTTTTGGAAGAGGTTTTTTATAAGTATGCAGATAAAGCGTTGACACGACTGGTGATTAGACTAAAAGAAGAGTCAGAGTCAAAGGAAACGTAACAGCATTTGGATTAATTTTTGTGGTTCATTGTTCATAAGTAGGTATGTAAAGTAGTTCAAGCGTACACACACGTGGTAGGGTAGTACCATTTTGCATTCACACTGTTACCATGTCATAATttgtattttagttttgttttttgcaaatattgtacTTTTTATATACATCTTATTCTTACTTTATTTTTagtgtatttttattgttttctgCATTGTTAAAATGCTGTTATgctacaaagttttttttaagtgtgGGAAACCTAAAAATGGTGATGTCAGTGTGAAAGCATGGAGATATGGCGCCACTTTATGGAATGTTTATATTGTCAACACAACAAAAATACTACTATATACACCAATAAAGCAATACTGGTGTAAATTAAGATTATTCTAACCCACATTTTATAACTGCTACAAGTGATTGTTTATTTAAtgaaaaaacacttttaaaaaagaACTATCATAACCaaccagtcttttgaacggctattACCTCTAAATTTTAATCAGAGTTTTTTaacttgatttttattatgtatcacaaacatttgaagaattccctgtgacatactgtacattgtggctatttataacatgtttttattttttttattacattacattttgTATTACAATGCAACatgtatttccatccatccattctctattgcttgtccattttggggtcgcaggggggtgctggagcctatctcagctgcattcgggcggaagctggggtacaccctggacaagttgccacctcatcgcagggccaacacagatagacagacattgCAGACATTTGACCGA
This window encodes:
- the bud31 gene encoding protein BUD31 homolog, whose amino-acid sequence is MPKVKRSRKPPPDGWELIEPTLDELDQKMREAETDPHEGKRKVEALWPIFRLHHQRSRYIYDLFFKRKAISRELYEYCIKEGYADKNLIAKWKKQGYENLCCLRCIQTRDTNFGTNCICRVPKSKLEVGRIIECTHCGCRGCSG
- the smcr8a gene encoding guanine nucleotide exchange protein smcr8a; this encodes MIGSPDVVAFTKEDDDGQNNPDPWAIPEEFSIPLHPLAGSNPWATTSYAKFTKDFILISEFSEQVGPQPLLTIPDDPKVCGTFDLNYFSLRIMSVDYQASFVGHPPGSGYPRLSFVEDSRVVLGDSKEGAFAYVHHLTLYDLEARGFVRPFCMAYVSADERKIMLQFQEMSACFSKASECLKAGNRRAFAKELQRKLRDLEYTHAVLQREEGLQREAGPQCMYSAHAVEKANELANVEKSMYEHRDLLRQISSYPHRPRRDPHAVACQKCMSECEELLGTLANRFSYTDGGEIREEDVCGHNGQGGEGEMGDKDENERVKRRPSYTPQLIKGKSAKCFDKRLKTLQELCDDTFFEATVELLKETERSFRGDLCYLHTRRLDRAMRRKQRVINFLFEEEPSEDSFESQDGQSTIRPFCAMNHAVDTSALVNPPPIVLGPELLKPQTSHTDQTLKTQDSSEKTKGNRSNLPEVLDPESDLTPDCENKSDIDRESSNGWVEAAIEENHNDGDAKALEGCKTDSELLVPIDAACCMAHEGFLDSPPDVVPCLSAHLKNPQTLVVNQEPQAMLPLQDDYAVGSPSAENHTAGLLRDSPSRTSAEDGSDCTMSASTGSDWTASPVGSGGVQSLRQKKKAGQGALRFVRQYPFAVQALWCLLSGRTLVVLGADEARVRRLVSALALFVPSPGKCGERIQTWLCCPFTLTDLHRWKLIGLQRVASPVGSSMLYSLSRYSRYISILDTDQKTLRCPPYRGKFLANIADHRTYVRRGSTYFLHLQSTLCHLAAKAFLFTFTHHLHLPVNATEGADGVEGRRCGFLQEQLGLGEDDSRIVLYLSQLITQHYLHAVDGHSAAAPSFSFNYTTSILYKI